One window from the genome of Pseudalkalibacillus hwajinpoensis encodes:
- a CDS encoding alkaline phosphatase family protein, which produces MKQASGFEKIAARCWNLLNEGKPFTPIFVTGTILLFYISQWTSIEFWGAFFVGLGVVLPLLVLYYVYDYPLFLRNYLWMPLIGYLLIFDSFSLQVAMLGIGLYFFFTVFFWGTFYYHLRIGTSWLNFTRFWKLVLKNSDSTSGNAQEQLPKFLLILPLWVMVIDSSVKNEMTFEWTTLVFFYAGIWLFSFILHHYLFDWKPAIKSDYTKAVPPTSTNERVIMIVIDGMRKERFQEANTPFLDSLKKNGTEYSQMETVYPARTVVCFSSMMTGTYPLEHGIKSNMVWNLGVKVETIFDSLRKVGKTGRLLGIAHLVDAMGDDVDTVTAVMNNDVADTKIMEGARQIMLDKNPDFFTVQLIGTDQTGHARGVFYDDYIQKIEEADKLVEDYVGFLEVNGFMENTTLIVCADHGQADGIGGHGHLDEGERFVPFFMNGPFIEKGKIVEERHSLTSVAPTVAHLLGAPIPSHSRGAILEEALQDRKEDIIK; this is translated from the coding sequence ATGAAACAAGCGTCAGGCTTTGAAAAGATAGCAGCAAGATGCTGGAATCTGTTAAATGAAGGTAAGCCATTTACACCAATCTTTGTTACAGGGACAATTTTGTTATTTTACATTTCACAATGGACTTCTATAGAGTTCTGGGGGGCTTTCTTTGTTGGACTAGGCGTCGTATTGCCTCTTTTAGTACTCTACTACGTTTATGATTACCCATTATTTTTACGAAATTATTTATGGATGCCTCTAATTGGGTACCTGCTGATTTTTGATTCATTTTCACTTCAAGTAGCCATGCTAGGTATAGGTCTCTATTTTTTCTTTACTGTCTTTTTCTGGGGAACATTCTATTACCATCTTCGAATTGGAACGAGCTGGCTTAACTTCACTCGTTTTTGGAAGTTAGTGCTTAAGAATAGCGATTCTACTAGTGGTAACGCGCAAGAACAACTTCCGAAGTTTTTATTAATTCTACCATTATGGGTGATGGTTATTGACTCTTCAGTAAAGAATGAAATGACTTTTGAATGGACGACTCTTGTTTTCTTTTATGCAGGAATTTGGTTATTTAGTTTTATTCTTCACCATTACTTATTTGACTGGAAGCCCGCAATTAAATCAGATTATACGAAAGCTGTGCCACCTACGTCGACTAATGAGCGTGTCATTATGATTGTAATCGATGGAATGCGAAAAGAACGATTCCAGGAAGCCAATACGCCTTTTCTTGATTCATTAAAGAAAAATGGGACAGAATACAGTCAAATGGAGACGGTATACCCTGCGCGTACAGTTGTTTGCTTCTCCTCGATGATGACAGGTACATATCCTCTTGAGCATGGTATTAAGTCCAATATGGTTTGGAATCTTGGAGTGAAAGTAGAGACGATCTTTGATTCGTTAAGAAAAGTTGGGAAAACAGGAAGGTTACTCGGTATTGCCCACCTTGTTGACGCTATGGGAGATGACGTAGATACTGTAACGGCAGTTATGAATAACGATGTGGCTGATACGAAAATTATGGAGGGCGCTCGTCAGATTATGTTAGATAAAAACCCTGACTTTTTCACTGTACAGCTTATTGGGACCGACCAAACTGGTCATGCGAGAGGAGTCTTTTATGATGATTACATTCAAAAAATTGAAGAAGCTGATAAATTAGTGGAAGATTACGTTGGTTTTCTTGAAGTGAATGGGTTTATGGAAAATACAACACTCATTGTTTGTGCCGATCATGGACAAGCAGATGGCATTGGGGGACATGGTCATCTTGATGAAGGAGAACGATTTGTTCCATTCTTTATGAATGGGCCATTTATCGAAAAGGGGAAAATTGTAGAAGAAAGGCATAGCCTTACTTCAGTAGCGCCAACCGTTGCTCATTTATTAGGTGCCCCTATCCCTTCACATAGTAGAGGAGCGATACTAGAAGAAGCGCTTCAGGATAGGAAGGAAGACATTATCAAATGA
- a CDS encoding electron transfer flavoprotein subunit alpha/FixB family protein, whose product MAKKVLVFAEARDNELRNVSFEAIGAGKEIAAGGEVIAAIAGESISSLTDQLFHYGADRVIKVEDEKLKNYTSDGYGQAFLQIVQSVDPDAILMPHTSMGKDLAPRLASKLDAGLVSDATGIELDGEDVVFTRPIYSGKAFEKKKVKEGVVLATIRPNNISALEIDESRSGEVFEETVEIKDLRTIVKEVVRKSTSGVDLSEAKVIVAGGRGVKSEEGFEPLQELADLLGAAVGASRGACDADYCDYSLQIGQTGKVVTPDLYIACGISGAIQHLAGMSNSKVIVAINKDPEASIFNVADYGIVGDLFEVVPLLTQEFKKVLQTS is encoded by the coding sequence ATGGCCAAAAAAGTACTCGTATTCGCAGAAGCTCGTGACAATGAATTACGAAATGTATCATTTGAAGCAATTGGTGCTGGGAAAGAAATCGCAGCCGGTGGTGAAGTGATTGCAGCAATTGCTGGTGAAAGTATTAGTTCTTTAACAGACCAACTATTTCACTACGGAGCAGACCGTGTGATTAAAGTAGAAGATGAAAAGCTTAAAAACTATACAAGTGATGGATATGGTCAGGCATTTTTGCAAATCGTTCAGAGCGTCGATCCGGATGCTATTTTAATGCCCCATACGTCAATGGGCAAAGATCTAGCACCACGTCTTGCAAGTAAGCTTGACGCTGGACTTGTCTCCGATGCTACGGGTATTGAACTTGATGGTGAAGATGTCGTATTTACACGTCCAATTTACTCTGGTAAAGCTTTTGAGAAGAAAAAAGTAAAAGAAGGCGTTGTTCTTGCAACGATTCGTCCAAATAATATTTCTGCTCTTGAAATCGATGAATCACGCTCTGGTGAAGTCTTTGAAGAAACCGTAGAAATAAAGGACCTTCGTACGATCGTGAAAGAAGTGGTCCGTAAATCTACATCAGGTGTTGACCTTTCAGAAGCAAAAGTGATTGTAGCCGGCGGCCGAGGCGTTAAAAGTGAAGAAGGATTTGAACCACTTCAAGAACTTGCGGATCTTCTCGGTGCTGCTGTAGGCGCGTCCCGCGGTGCTTGTGACGCTGACTATTGTGATTACTCCCTTCAGATTGGGCAAACAGGGAAAGTAGTTACACCTGACCTCTATATTGCTTGCGGTATTTCTGGTGCTATTCAACACTTAGCAGGAATGTCTAACTCGAAAGTGATTGTAGCAATTAATAAAGACCCTGAAGCAAGCATTTTTAATGTTGCAGATTATGGTATTGTTGGTGATCTCTTTGAGGTTGTACCATTACTTACACAGGAGTTTAAGAAAGTATTGCAAACAAGCTAA
- a CDS encoding lysylphosphatidylglycerol synthase transmembrane domain-containing protein, with translation MGKKISRLLKWSFGIGLFISFGFLLFQEFNLSSLLALTSELLSEPWWLIAMITGYTCSFLLRSWCWRLLVDKNISVRVYLAGVFYSLFFNHLLPFKGGEAVRMGVLAQKQKGRWGMAIQSVLVLRLIDLFWLGVFSVIGADLIGIDINLTFFITALVIFGVTVSGLIIYLKKHHAASFFNKQLTTMQTLVSSPHMVLVLTLSCISWVAEGIVVFSVASLIGHLFTYSDAMWVTSLSVGSGVFQLAPGGFATYESVMSFSLNRVGFGWEEALSIAIVTHAFKYIYSFGAGLVAFYLYPLRLQELKSFMNKKGETS, from the coding sequence ATGGGCAAAAAAATATCACGCTTATTAAAGTGGTCATTTGGAATTGGCCTATTCATTTCATTTGGATTTCTTCTTTTTCAAGAGTTTAATCTGTCGAGCCTTTTAGCTCTTACCTCTGAATTGCTAAGTGAACCATGGTGGTTAATCGCTATGATAACTGGATATACATGTTCTTTTTTATTGCGTAGTTGGTGCTGGCGATTACTTGTTGATAAGAATATATCAGTTAGGGTTTATTTAGCAGGGGTTTTTTATAGTCTCTTTTTTAACCATCTACTTCCTTTCAAGGGCGGAGAGGCTGTGCGTATGGGAGTGCTTGCGCAGAAACAAAAAGGGCGATGGGGAATGGCTATTCAATCCGTGCTCGTTCTCAGGTTAATTGATCTCTTCTGGTTGGGGGTTTTTTCAGTTATTGGGGCGGACCTTATTGGGATTGATATCAACCTGACTTTTTTCATAACAGCGCTTGTTATTTTTGGTGTTACCGTGAGTGGGTTGATTATCTATCTGAAAAAACATCACGCTGCTTCTTTTTTTAATAAGCAGCTAACTACCATGCAGACTCTTGTAAGTTCACCACATATGGTGCTTGTTCTAACGCTATCTTGTATAAGCTGGGTAGCTGAAGGAATCGTCGTATTTAGCGTAGCGAGTCTTATTGGACATCTGTTTACATATTCAGATGCCATGTGGGTTACATCATTATCAGTCGGATCTGGTGTCTTTCAATTAGCTCCAGGTGGCTTTGCGACTTACGAAAGTGTGATGAGCTTTTCACTTAATCGGGTAGGTTTCGGATGGGAAGAAGCCCTTTCAATTGCGATTGTCACGCATGCATTTAAGTATATTTATTCTTTTGGCGCTGGATTAGTGGCGTTCTATCTTTATCCTCTTCGATTACAGGAGTTGAAGTCGTTTATGAATAAGAAAGGAGAAACATCATGA
- a CDS encoding NAD-dependent epimerase/dehydratase family protein has protein sequence MKILITGGAGFIGSSLAKSLLTAGHDVSIIDHFSSYYDINRKEEHLEEVKKAGSIKVHVFDLLDHEKTDAHFKEHSYDKVIHLAALPGVQYSLTHPHDYIDQDIKVVVNVLKAAGDAGVPHVLFGSSSSVYGNRENGPVLEDEANGKVKSPYAAAKAGAESFCHAYQSLYGFKLTVLRFFTVYGPWGRPDMAIPLFINKLIKGEEIIVYDRDQSRDFTYIDDIVTGITLAFEQKGISEIYNLGSGTPIQLNELITSLGVYFPDAKILDGTFRPGDVRHTWSGISKAREELGYTPKVKFEEGLRRTIEWAKKYHAY, from the coding sequence ATGAAAATACTCATTACTGGCGGGGCAGGTTTTATAGGAAGTAGCCTTGCAAAGTCGCTTTTAACAGCTGGTCACGATGTCTCAATCATTGACCATTTCTCTTCCTATTATGATATTAATCGAAAAGAAGAACATCTAGAAGAAGTGAAAAAAGCTGGGTCAATTAAAGTTCACGTTTTTGATTTATTAGATCATGAAAAAACGGATGCTCACTTCAAAGAGCATTCTTACGATAAGGTGATTCATCTTGCTGCACTTCCAGGAGTTCAATATTCATTAACACATCCACATGACTATATTGATCAAGATATCAAAGTAGTGGTAAATGTATTAAAAGCTGCGGGTGATGCGGGAGTCCCCCATGTTTTATTTGGTTCTTCTTCATCAGTATACGGTAATCGTGAGAATGGCCCGGTGTTAGAAGATGAGGCAAATGGCAAAGTGAAGTCTCCGTATGCAGCTGCTAAAGCTGGAGCAGAATCTTTTTGCCATGCGTATCAATCGCTTTACGGCTTTAAGTTAACGGTTTTACGATTTTTTACAGTGTATGGGCCATGGGGCCGTCCCGATATGGCGATTCCTCTATTTATTAATAAGTTAATAAAGGGGGAGGAAATCATTGTTTATGATCGTGACCAGTCTAGGGACTTTACGTATATTGATGACATTGTTACAGGTATAACATTAGCATTCGAACAAAAAGGAATATCAGAGATTTATAATCTCGGTTCGGGTACACCGATTCAGCTTAATGAACTTATTACTTCGCTTGGTGTCTATTTTCCTGATGCGAAAATACTTGATGGAACATTTCGTCCAGGGGATGTAAGGCATACTTGGAGCGGTATTAGTAAGGCTAGGGAAGAATTGGGATATACTCCGAAGGTGAAGTTTGAGGAAGGATTAAGAAGGACAATCGAATGGGCAAAAAAATATCACGCTTATTAA
- a CDS encoding electron transfer flavoprotein subunit beta/FixA family protein — protein sequence MNIYVIMKRTFDTEEKIVIENGRISEEGVEFIINPYDEYAIEEAIQLRDDHGGEVTVVSIGDEEVEKELRTALAMGADKAVLINNEDIDESDQYTTTALLAAYFEDKEYDIILGGNVSNDNSTGQIGPRLAEKLGIAYVTTITKLDIDGTTATMERDVEGDMEVVEAQLPLLVTAQQGLNEPRYPSLPGIMKAKKKPLEEIDYDDLDIDEDEIEAKTETIEVYLPPKKEAGKVLEGEIGDQVEELVKLLRQEAKVI from the coding sequence ATGAACATTTATGTCATTATGAAAAGAACGTTTGATACTGAAGAAAAAATCGTAATTGAAAATGGGAGAATTAGTGAAGAAGGCGTTGAATTTATTATTAATCCATACGATGAGTATGCCATTGAAGAAGCGATCCAACTTCGCGACGATCATGGCGGAGAAGTAACGGTTGTAAGCATTGGTGACGAAGAAGTTGAAAAAGAGTTAAGAACAGCTCTAGCGATGGGCGCAGACAAGGCAGTTCTCATTAACAATGAAGACATTGATGAGAGTGATCAGTATACGACGACTGCCCTTCTTGCTGCTTATTTTGAAGATAAGGAATATGACATTATCCTTGGCGGGAATGTTTCTAATGATAACAGCACTGGTCAGATTGGACCGCGTCTTGCTGAAAAACTTGGAATCGCTTACGTAACAACGATTACGAAGCTTGATATTGATGGAACAACAGCGACAATGGAACGTGATGTTGAAGGTGATATGGAAGTTGTTGAAGCACAGCTGCCGTTACTTGTAACAGCACAGCAGGGACTTAACGAACCTCGTTATCCATCACTTCCAGGGATTATGAAGGCTAAGAAAAAGCCACTTGAAGAAATCGACTACGACGATCTTGATATAGATGAAGACGAGATCGAAGCTAAAACGGAAACAATTGAAGTTTATTTGCCACCAAAGAAAGAAGCTGGCAAAGTACTTGAAGGTGAAATTGGAGATCAAGTAGAAGAATTAGTGAAATTACTTCGCCAGGAAGCGAAAGTTATATAG
- a CDS encoding enoyl-CoA hydratase — translation MEFINISTENKVAQITLNRPPANAVASDVLRELSEAFSQIENDPATKVILLSGEGRFFSAGADIKEFTTVSTEEGFADLGSFGQQLFDKMEAFPKPIIAAIHGAALGGGLELAMACHIRLVTEDAKLGLPELQLGLVPGFAGTQRLPALVGKAKATEMLLTSEPISGREAVATGLANQMYTEEELLPKAKELAEKIAMKSAVAVGYALKLLTYSKSEKFDEGVQKEKEYFGKAFASEDGQEGIRAFIEKRQPNFQDK, via the coding sequence GTGGAATTCATTAACATTTCAACTGAAAACAAAGTGGCACAAATTACGCTGAACCGTCCACCAGCTAATGCAGTGGCATCGGACGTATTGCGAGAATTGTCAGAAGCATTCTCTCAAATTGAAAACGATCCAGCAACAAAGGTTATATTGCTCTCTGGAGAAGGAAGGTTTTTCTCAGCAGGAGCTGATATTAAAGAGTTTACAACGGTTAGCACTGAAGAGGGATTTGCTGATTTGGGGAGCTTCGGTCAACAATTATTCGACAAAATGGAAGCGTTCCCAAAACCGATCATCGCTGCTATTCATGGTGCTGCGCTTGGTGGTGGACTAGAACTTGCAATGGCATGTCATATTCGTCTTGTAACTGAAGATGCAAAGCTAGGTCTTCCCGAACTACAGCTAGGTTTGGTACCTGGATTTGCAGGTACTCAAAGGTTGCCAGCATTAGTGGGAAAAGCAAAAGCAACAGAGATGCTGCTAACCAGCGAGCCAATTTCAGGACGTGAAGCTGTTGCAACTGGTTTAGCGAATCAGATGTATACCGAAGAAGAGCTTCTTCCGAAAGCGAAAGAGCTTGCTGAGAAGATTGCTATGAAGAGCGCTGTGGCAGTTGGTTATGCACTTAAACTTCTTACTTATTCTAAATCAGAAAAGTTTGATGAAGGCGTTCAAAAAGAAAAAGAGTATTTTGGAAAGGCATTTGCTTCAGAAGATGGCCAAGAAGGCATTCGAGCCTTCATCGAGAAGCGTCAGCCAAACTTTCAAGATAAATAA
- the trxA gene encoding thioredoxin: MAIVHATDQSFAQETSEGLVLADFWAPWCGPCKMIAPVLEELDSEMSDVKVVKLDVDENQETASKFGVMSIPTLLVFKNGEVVDQVVGFQPKEALAQTLSKHQ, translated from the coding sequence ATGGCTATCGTACACGCAACAGATCAAAGTTTCGCACAAGAAACAAGTGAAGGTCTCGTTCTTGCAGACTTCTGGGCACCATGGTGTGGTCCTTGTAAAATGATTGCTCCAGTACTAGAAGAGCTTGATTCTGAGATGAGCGACGTAAAAGTTGTAAAGCTTGACGTTGACGAAAATCAGGAAACAGCAAGTAAATTTGGGGTAATGAGTATCCCAACACTACTTGTATTCAAAAATGGTGAGGTAGTTGACCAGGTTGTCGGCTTCCAACCAAAAGAAGCACTTGCACAAACGCTTTCTAAGCATCAATAA
- a CDS encoding AMP-binding protein: MTNNGAKEWFDYYQEGVPTSIEYEEKPLHAYLVDAATKHPNKKAVHFLGKELTFQELFHRSRRLANSLRDHGLSKGGRVSIMLPNCPQAVISYYAVLMAGGVVVQTNPLYMERELEHQLTDSKADMMICLDLVLPKVLKVKDKTVLKHIVVTKIQEYLPFPKNVLYPLVQKQKKQGLLVEMPSTDQIHSFLEWVANGSNDDIHVNVDSKEDLALLQYTGGTTGLAKGVMLTHYNLVVNTMQCKNWIRDAKYGEESVMGILPFFHVYGMTCVMNLSIMYAAKMIILPKFEPKDTLKTIQKQKPTLFPGAPTIYISLLNDPNIDRYDLSSIKACISGSAPLPIEIQQKFQEKISGRLVEGYGLTESSPVTHSNPLSDGTVVGSIGLPWPDTDAKIVNAANEEAEVKEIGELIVKGPQVMKGYWNLPDETAAVLKDDWLYTGDMAYRDEKGYFYVVDRKKDMIIAGGYNIYPREVEEVLYEHPAVQEAVIIGVPDAYRGETVKAFVVLKSNVEITEDDLNQHCRRYLAAYKVPRLYEFREELPKTTVGKILRRVLVDEEKVKQNQSM, encoded by the coding sequence TTGACAAACAATGGCGCAAAAGAATGGTTTGATTATTACCAAGAAGGAGTACCGACTTCAATAGAGTATGAGGAAAAACCCCTCCATGCGTATCTTGTTGATGCAGCTACAAAACATCCTAACAAAAAGGCAGTTCACTTCCTGGGAAAAGAACTTACCTTTCAGGAGTTATTTCATCGCTCAAGACGACTTGCGAATTCATTGCGTGATCACGGTCTGAGCAAGGGCGGGAGAGTATCGATCATGCTTCCTAATTGCCCTCAAGCTGTGATTAGTTATTACGCTGTATTGATGGCTGGGGGAGTGGTCGTTCAGACGAATCCACTATACATGGAGAGGGAACTAGAACATCAATTAACAGATTCTAAGGCGGATATGATGATCTGTCTTGATCTTGTTTTACCGAAAGTATTAAAAGTAAAAGATAAAACAGTACTAAAGCACATTGTTGTAACGAAGATTCAGGAGTATTTACCTTTTCCTAAAAATGTTCTGTATCCACTCGTGCAAAAGCAAAAGAAGCAGGGATTACTTGTTGAAATGCCTTCAACAGACCAAATTCATAGCTTTTTGGAATGGGTGGCAAACGGTAGTAACGATGATATACATGTTAATGTGGATTCCAAAGAAGATTTGGCTCTTCTTCAATACACTGGGGGAACTACAGGTCTCGCAAAAGGAGTTATGTTGACACACTATAACCTCGTTGTTAATACGATGCAATGTAAGAACTGGATTCGTGATGCTAAATATGGCGAAGAGAGTGTGATGGGAATTCTCCCGTTTTTCCATGTTTACGGAATGACTTGTGTGATGAACTTATCGATTATGTATGCTGCCAAAATGATCATACTTCCAAAGTTTGAACCTAAAGACACATTAAAAACGATTCAAAAACAAAAGCCAACCTTATTTCCAGGTGCACCAACTATTTATATCTCTTTATTAAATGATCCGAATATCGATCGCTATGATCTCTCGTCTATTAAGGCTTGTATTAGCGGTTCAGCTCCACTTCCAATTGAAATCCAACAAAAATTTCAAGAGAAGATTAGCGGTCGTTTAGTGGAAGGTTATGGTTTAACAGAGTCATCTCCTGTAACCCATTCCAATCCTTTATCAGATGGTACTGTTGTTGGTAGTATCGGTTTACCTTGGCCAGACACAGATGCAAAAATTGTGAACGCTGCAAATGAAGAAGCTGAAGTGAAGGAAATCGGCGAATTAATTGTAAAAGGTCCACAGGTGATGAAGGGGTATTGGAATCTACCAGATGAAACCGCTGCCGTATTGAAGGATGACTGGCTTTATACTGGTGACATGGCTTATAGAGATGAGAAGGGCTACTTTTATGTCGTTGATCGGAAAAAGGATATGATTATTGCAGGCGGATATAACATTTATCCACGCGAAGTTGAAGAAGTTTTATATGAACACCCAGCAGTTCAAGAAGCCGTTATTATTGGTGTACCTGATGCTTATAGAGGAGAAACAGTGAAAGCATTCGTTGTGTTAAAAAGTAACGTTGAAATAACAGAAGATGATTTAAATCAACATTGTCGACGTTACCTTGCTGCTTATAAGGTACCTCGATTATATGAATTTCGGGAGGAGCTTCCTAAAACAACCGTTGGGAAAATTCTACGTCGTGTTCTAGTCGACGAAGAGAAAGTTAAACAAAACCAATCGATGTAG
- a CDS encoding TetR/AcrR family transcriptional regulator produces the protein MVEKGKKRGPKYDKIIDAAVVVIAQNGYHQAQVSKIAREAGVADGTIYLYFKNKEDLLISLFQKKMGSFIDKTEEQIVKKDNAMDKLFTLIDMHFKHLGSDYELAIVTQLELRQTNKALRAQIGEVLKKYLTLVDHILHEGIKSGLFIEELDIRLARQMIFGTLDETVTNWVMKDHKFELEPLAKPLHNLLINGLSK, from the coding sequence ATGGTTGAAAAGGGGAAAAAAAGGGGTCCGAAATACGACAAAATCATTGATGCGGCTGTTGTTGTCATTGCTCAAAATGGTTATCATCAAGCGCAAGTATCCAAAATTGCGCGTGAAGCAGGCGTGGCAGACGGTACGATCTACCTTTATTTTAAGAATAAAGAGGATTTGTTAATTTCGTTGTTTCAGAAAAAAATGGGAAGTTTTATCGATAAGACAGAGGAACAAATTGTAAAGAAAGATAATGCAATGGATAAATTGTTCACGCTTATTGATATGCACTTTAAACATCTAGGTTCTGATTATGAGCTTGCTATCGTCACGCAATTGGAACTAAGACAAACAAATAAAGCCCTTCGAGCACAAATTGGCGAAGTACTTAAGAAATACCTTACGCTCGTTGATCACATTTTGCATGAGGGAATTAAATCAGGATTGTTTATTGAGGAACTAGATATTCGTCTCGCAAGACAAATGATCTTTGGGACACTCGATGAAACCGTAACGAATTGGGTTATGAAAGACCACAAATTTGAATTAGAACCACTTGCTAAGCCACTTCATAATCTTTTGATCAATGGCTTAAGCAAATAA